Proteins from a genomic interval of Heterodontus francisci isolate sHetFra1 chromosome 31, sHetFra1.hap1, whole genome shotgun sequence:
- the cited4b gene encoding cbp/p300-interacting transactivator 4b, translated as MMAEHMMVSMNPGRFPDATNGLQNYRMGINGLQTPQHAQAGLRRDHPGAPLLHYGGASMDTRPRPGLGTLAGQVTHHQMPTNVMYSAQQQQQQQQQQFLGGLSPQQLMATMHLQKLNNQYHGHPLIGMNNGMAVAGQGYRNAMNQTPLPGIQHVTPPSLSLNVMDTDLIDEDVLTSLVLELGLDRIQELPELWLGQNEFDFISDFVNKQQPSTVSC; from the coding sequence ATGATGGCAGAGCACATGATGGTGTCAATGAATCCCGGGCGATTTCCTGATGCTACAAACGGACTCCAGAATTATCGCATGGGCATAAACGGACTGCAGACTCCGCAGCATGCTCAAGCCGGATTAAGACGGGATCACCCCGGCGCGCCACTTCTGCACTACGGaggggccagcatggacacgagacCTCGCCCCGGGCTGGGGACTCTGGCCGGACAAGTGACCCATCATCAGATGCCCACTAACGTGATGTACAgcgcccagcagcagcagcagcaacaacagcagcagtTTCTGGGGGGCCTGAGTCCTCAGCAGTTAATGGCCACTATGCATTTGCAGAAACTGAACAATCAGTACCACGGTCACCCACTCATTGGCATGAATAATGGGATGGCAGTAGCTGGCCAGGGATACCGTAACGCCATGAATCAAACCCCGCTGCCCGGTATCCAACATGTTacacccccttccctctccttaAACGTTATGGACACCGATCTCATCGACGAGGACGTTTTGACATCTCTTGTGTTGGAGCTGGGCTTGGATCGCATCCAAGAGCTACCGGAACTCTGGCTGGGACAGAATGAATTTGATTTCATTTCAGACTTTGTTAATAAACAGCAGCCGAGCACTGTAAGCTGTTGA